From the genome of Nitratidesulfovibrio sp., one region includes:
- a CDS encoding aminopeptidase P family protein, whose amino-acid sequence MNAQRYEARRDTLRAAMREKGLSALLVSYAANRFYLSGFELHDEQLNESAGYLLLTADGNDWLCTDPRYLDAARRLWPEERVFIYSGDAAGQLNTLIKDKVRGTVGFEAKTTTLTFFDKFSPGLALERADGMVEALRIIKEPEEIELMRRSAALNHRMMEWLPSVLAPGRTEKEIGWDIEKYFRENGASGLSFPCIVGAGTNGALPHYRAGNAVLTENCPVLVDVGARLDLYCSDQTRTFWVGDTPADHYLRALERTKTAQAKAMEIMRPGLPVADAYRAARAHFEAEGVAAQFTHALGHGIGLETHEPPSLNPRNETVLQPGMIVTVEPGLYYPEWGGIRWEYMVLVTEDGVEIL is encoded by the coding sequence ATGAATGCACAACGCTACGAGGCGCGGCGCGACACCCTGCGCGCCGCCATGCGCGAAAAAGGCCTGTCCGCCCTGCTGGTCAGCTACGCGGCCAACCGGTTCTACCTTTCCGGCTTCGAACTGCACGACGAGCAGCTGAACGAGAGCGCCGGGTACCTGCTGCTCACCGCCGACGGCAACGACTGGCTGTGCACCGACCCCCGCTACCTTGACGCGGCCCGCCGCCTGTGGCCCGAAGAGCGCGTGTTCATCTATTCCGGCGACGCCGCCGGGCAGCTGAACACCCTGATCAAGGACAAGGTGCGCGGCACCGTGGGCTTCGAGGCGAAGACCACCACCCTGACCTTCTTCGACAAGTTTTCGCCCGGCCTTGCGCTGGAACGCGCCGACGGCATGGTCGAGGCGCTGCGCATCATCAAGGAGCCCGAGGAAATCGAGCTGATGCGCCGATCGGCCGCGCTGAACCATCGGATGATGGAATGGCTGCCCTCCGTCCTTGCGCCCGGCCGCACCGAAAAGGAAATTGGCTGGGACATCGAGAAATACTTCCGCGAAAACGGCGCCAGCGGCCTGTCGTTCCCGTGCATCGTGGGCGCGGGCACCAACGGCGCGCTGCCCCACTACCGCGCGGGCAACGCCGTGCTGACCGAAAACTGCCCCGTCCTGGTGGACGTGGGTGCCCGGCTGGACCTGTACTGCTCGGACCAGACCCGCACCTTCTGGGTGGGCGACACCCCGGCGGACCACTACCTGCGCGCCCTGGAACGGACCAAGACCGCACAGGCCAAGGCCATGGAAATCATGCGCCCCGGCCTGCCCGTGGCCGACGCCTACCGCGCCGCCCGCGCCCACTTCGAGGCGGAAGGGGTGGCCGCCCAGTTCACCCACGCGCTGGGGCACGGCATCGGCCTTGAAACCCACGAACCGCCCAGCCTGAACCCGCGCAACGAAACGGTGCTGCAACCCGGCATGATCGTGACCGTGGAACCCGGCCTGTACTACCCCGAATGGGGTGGCATCCGCTGGGAATACATGGTGCTGGTCACCGAGGACGGGGTGGAGATACTCTAG